The nucleotide sequence TCAGAATCTTCTCTCCAGGGCCTCTTGCTTAGCGGACACTCCTTGTTGTTTGACTACAATGCAGTGTTCATCTACTGTCTCTTCCTGGACATCCTATACTTTGAATATGAGAATACAGTAGAATTGATATCCCATACAAACTTACAAGGAGGTTGTGGTATGGGCCTCTAGGGAGTGGTGTGGTTGCAAGCTCTGAGGCTCCCATTGGAttcagtggcagcagagagcactgtgtcagactggaaagaatatgccacttccagcaggacatccagcagctgataagtactgggagacttttgaaagactttttgacaccagttgatttgaaagagggggggggggatactggaTACTTCCTACTAAAGGAAAGCACAATAGGGGGTCACGATGCACTGAAAAAAATAGGCAGATGATGGGGTACATCTCTGAAAGTAGAGAGTACATCTGCAGGTTACACAATGCATATGATCTTGTAATAAAATATGGGAAGAAATAcaaacttattaaaggggtactccagagaaagagAAAACTGGCATacccctgctgtatgtcctgaaggaagtgatagtctgacacagtgctctctgctgccacctttgtctatgtTGGGAACTGTTCAGAACAGAATGTCTATAGACATTTGCGCCTTGGGTAGTtcttgacatagacagaggtggcagcagagagcactgcatcagactgaaaagaatacaccacttcctgcaggtcataaagcagctgataagtactggaagacttgagatttttgaataaaagtaatttactaatctctaTAACATTTTGACAAGTTgcttttgaaagaattttttttttttttttttttataccagagttcccctttaagactgatGACTGTGTTTGGTCTTACAACCTACACAGAAATAAAACCATTTGGCGTTCTCCTTTTTCTCCTCCTTTCCGCTGTCCTTTTTGTCTGTGTCACCACTATAGTCATGCCACTCTGTCTATGGTGCCTAGTTGGATAAGTACAATAAGGGAAGGTGAGTTAGAGAATAAAGTCACCACTGTTACCCACATTTATAGCTTGTAATAAAGTCTAATAATCACCGGGTACAGGAATATCTGGACTCCGTGTTCTCTCATTACGTGGAGTCATGGGTCATAGGTGCGCTACCTTTTGTAATCCGTGTCCTCTGCTATGTTTAGGTGCACAAGGCAGAACACTTTTATTGTATGAGAAGAATAGAATTTTCTTTCTAAATCCTTTTTTCTtattgatttttaatttttttcacagtTAACCCTTGCTTGGACAACCGTATCTACAATGCTGACTGCTGTATGTAACTCTTTGGGAAACCAGCCATCGGAGGCTCCTGGATCACCAGCCACCTCTGAGCTCTCTCTGAAATCCTATACCCTCCCATCAGACTCTGATCAAGGACTATCTCTTCAGCAAGAGAAACCCCAAGAGCCCCCCTACAGTCCTCCTGAGAGATATACCTCTCTTTCCTCTGTAAGACTTCCCTGTCAAACGTTTGCAGGACGGGAATCTGCCGAAAATACTTCATTCGCCAAATTTTTGCACCCATCTCTTGAGATGTCTCATCCTTATGAATCCTGGATGAGACCTCCAGCCTCAGGGGGTCCTGGTGACGAGACTGGTGTTCCTTCATGGTGGGATCTCCATGCTGGCACCAGTTGGATGGATATGCAGCCCGGAACAGGAGGCTTTACTACAACCTCACCCCACCAGGCCCCTTTGGGTGGATACGGCACCGAGCTGTGTATTCCCCCTACGCACATGCTGCCTCCCACACCTCATCTCATGGGATCATTAGAAGCCACAATGGAGCCTCATGTTGCAGAACAAAGTTCTGATGGTTCTCCCCGTCCCAAGGGTACCAGACGAGCGATGCCACGTAGTGCTGCCCAGACCGCCTGTCGTTGCCCCAACTGCCAGGAAGCAGAACGTGTTGGCACCAGCGGAGATGTAACTAAAAGAAAAACCATGCACAACTGCCACATACCAGGATGCGGAAAAGCATACGCCAAGACCTCCCATCTAAAGGCTCACTTACGCTGGCACAGTGGTGACCGTCCATTTGTCTGCaactggctgttctgtggcaAGAGATTCACCAGGAGTGATGAGTTACAGAGACACCTCCAAACCCATACGGGGGCAAAAAAATACCCATGCCCTTCCTGTAGCCGTGTGTTCATGAGGAGCGATCATCTTACCAAACATATGAAGACCCATGACGGAGAGACCCGGGGGTCCACAGAAACATCTAGTAAGGCCAAAAGGGAGCCAGAGGAGAGTACTAGTGGTCATACAAACTGAGACTCCTTCCCGTCTTGACGAAAAAGCTCTGTGGTGATGCGAATGATCTATTCCAACGTGATCCTCCACAGTACAGTATTGTGGGGAAGGTTCTATTGGGTATTAATTTATTTGTAGATAGAGCGTTGCCTCCAACGTTACCACGTACCATGGTGTAGGAGTAGAGGGAGAGGTAGAGAGATGGGCCAGTAGACTCAGCAGACGAACCTTGAGCCAGGGTAATCTAGAGGAGATAATAGGGGTAGAGATGGCAGAATAGGACAGCAGACTATAGGAAACGGCAAAGGAGAATCCTCCATAGagcttgtagttctgcaatactAGTTGATCACAAGGTGCCCCAACCCGGAATGGTGTTTTGAGATTTCGTCATGTTAAAATCACAGAAGGCATTTCACCtaggcaattattttttttttttaaacaccatgCATTGAATGCTACACATTTTTCAAAagcttcattcattttaactctttCGCTTCCAGAGTGCATGGATTAGAGGGAACAACTACTGTTCTTTGctgttaatcttttttttttttttttttttttttcctcttcttcgcAGTCTCCATGTTATGGGGGGAATGTCTCTATAAAACTGGGTGTGGAGGGATACGGGCAGAGAACACCTCCACGCCCAGTAAAGCACCGGCACGCACTGGCTGCACCCAGGGGACCTGTAGGGTGCTttcttaaccctttccttgctattGGGAAGTTTCACAGGTGATCTGTAAGCAGCTGCAATAACCAGATGGGGCTTTTCTGCAAAGGACTCTGCTTGCTTGAATGAATGCAAAAGACAGTTCAAGATCACATTGCTCCTCCATTGTATGAGTGTCCCCAGTCTTCTGGTGACTTAGCAGGTACAATGTATAGATGGTTTTTACACAAGAGGCCTTTGTTGCCGAGACCCTAAAGGGCTATCATTACCATAAGTAGGGGTCTACGCGGTGCCAATTGATAGTATGAAAGGTTCCGTAAACCCTAAAAGCTGCTCTATACCTTCTTCTAATTTAAGGCTCAGTCTCCTGTCCAGTCTTTgcaggtttatattatttattagaaCCAGTCCAGCGGGAGGCCTGGAATGGGATGTGGCCAGTAACTAAtcttatgtattttattgtgattttgtcacttgaagtttttttttttttttttagtttttttttctctttgcttcTAACAATGACCCAATAGACGGCCATATTGGGTCACTCTTGCTTTTACCACCTAAAGAGAAAGATGGTGGATCTATTGTAGTTCATcacattgtttttacattgtaTATAGGCTGTATTTATAGGTAGTTTTACTCTTAAGTTAAAAACGTGCACACTTCACTCTTTCCACAAAGATTTACCCCTTTTGCTATGTAATAGAGAGGTCTGCTTGGACTGTTGTAGCCTGTAGTAAGTCTTCGATTTCAGTGCAGTGACACCACAGGGCGAATTAAAGTATTGCACAGTGACCATTCAATCAACTGGTTGTCTGTGTGATGCAGGACAGGttaggtcctccagagcaagagacgctctttgtagtttttttctttttttttcttttccaaaaagAGGAGGAGCCTTAAAAGGTACTCTAGCTAATAATTCATAGGTAAATTAATCTTCTGATCCAAATAATTCCTTTTGGAGGTTGGACGTTTAAGTAGGAACAAGCAGTGATgtgatatagagatgagcgagctgcAGTAATGGGTAAGTGAAGTGAAGCAGACTACCAAGCTagcaaaacgattatcagcctgctgccttataactctgggaaaagctggatccagtcctggaaaactgggagaagtttcacaggaatggatccagcttttccacacCCCCGAGGAGTAGCatcactgagttaaaaggcaacCGGCTGAAAAGCCAACTgcagagctaacaaagcgattcactttgttattactgtatatttgctcatctctattttaagttaaagggattaggcaggattttaaaaaaataataataataataataattcttccaAAAACATTACAACTCTGCCCCATTCACTTCCGTAgaactcagctgcaataccacacccaaactgaagacaagaggggcattatttatggaagaaagcagttttttttttctaaaaaatagaaatatactTTTTTTAATACATGGAAAGAAAAAGGGGAAGGGGCATGCATATAATCTATATACAGCTGGTCATATCCCATGCAGGTATGTCTGACAGTTTAGGATGCATGTCCGAGGTTGCTTTTAGGACCCCAATTGGGCCCTCACtatctatagggggtgcagaattGTCAGTTGCACCTGGGCCCTGAAAAATGATGGAACCAAAATGGCCTCTGCGCCAAGCAAGGAAACTAGTGCTACAAATGACGCATATTTGGGGATGCCTGATAAACCGTCCTCTGGAACCTTGTCGTCCGTCCGGATTATATCATATGTTGTATCTCACACTGTTGAAAACAATAAATTTGTGATGACATTAAAgaatatgatttaaaaaaaaaaaaatctgtctgatttGTGATGAGTTTGTGTGTTGTGTTGGGGCAGAcgcagggagggggcaggagctTGGGTCACAGTCTGCTCCTCTGCAGGCGTCGGGATGGTGAGCACTTTGTATAACCCATGAATCAGCGTCTCTTGTGAGATTTGTGGTCTCTGTGGGTGTGATCCGGGGGATGGGCTGCCAGGGCTGAAGTATAGTGAGCACCAGCTGGAGCCATACACTTACCATCAGGTACAGGAGGAGCTGCTCCTTGTATAAAAGGAATATGTGCAGGTGTAAAGATACTCAATGTGTAAAAATGAATGTTTTAATAACTGCTATTGGAAGCTTCTacttatcgatgacatcacactaGGGGTGACATCATAGTAGAACACTGAGAGGAGGAGAACTAAAGGCAAGTGGCTATAAGGCTGCTTATATAGCCCTGCAGAGTTCTACTATGATGTCACCCctattgtgatgtcatagacAAGTAGCATCTTCCAAGCACTGGGCGGTAGCCATGGTAACAATGGAAAAGTTGTACACAGGTGGCTAGCAAGCAATAGTGAAAGAAGATACAGTCAATAACTGTTTCTTTccttgccagtgattggttgagcaggctgtcaatctcagaagtggaggtggaACAGTCAGTCTCGGTAAGGACCTGAAGATGCCGTattttaggctccgttcacacagagcaagacagGCGGAATTCTCCGCCCCGGAATCCTGACAGCCTCTGTGCCATAatgggaggctcgcgtgcctcctctccacgctgaagaataaatatgttcattcttcagcgcgggaaGAGGAGgtgcacgagcctcccatagactatcaTTATGACGGGGAGgctggtggaattccgccagttttgctcagtgtgaaccgagTCTTAGCCGGGGCAGTGCAAATAGGTAATTCACTATgttctccccatgggcagcaacatatcaaaacttagtttcaagcagaataccccttttaatgtgttttagtatagggtttttaattttttttatttggcactTTTATCCCCTGCACTTTCTTTTTcgttacaagtcatgtgattctttcatCATGTGAATCAGTGTATTTGATTAAAGAATTGGGGGAGATAATGCCTGATAAAaacataatggggggggggggggggtgcgccatttcttgaaaacaaaaaaattccataccttgcaattttttaaaaaactaaaaagcCACCAAAAACACAATCTGAGTATTACCTGTTATATTTTTCCCATTGACTCCCAACCAACAGGTCAAATATGGTGTTTTTTGGTTGGGAATTTCAACCCAACTCTCTTCCTACAATACTAGAATAAGCTTTTGCCCATTTGAAGTTTAATAATTTctaatatgtgttaaaaaaataaaaaccatcaATACTTTACACGCTATACctgtacactgtgggggagattatcaaacatggcgtacagtgaaactggctcagttgcccctagcaaccaatcagattccacctttcattcctcacagactctctggaaaatgaaaggtggaatctgattggttgctgattttaaaaatctccccccttgtatcTACCTATCCAATTACCCTATTTTAAAGCATTGCAAAACCATAGGACTTAATTAAGCTGTGAATGGCAACGTTTTATGTATATCTATATGCCCGTATTGACTTGCATTAGGAAATCCTGACCTATGGGTTCAAAAATTgtatgtgtgaatctggccttataGGATTTTCTTGGAAAGGAGCTCATTGACCCATGCTGGAGTGTTGGCACCACAGAGCAGCGTGCAGGGTTTTAGGTCTCTGTTGGtttatttatctatatactgattcATGCATTATACTGTTGTATCTATAAACATATAGGGGAagattcatcaaagggtgtaaaggtaaagactggtgcaaactgcccacagcaaccaatcacagctcctctttccttttagCAGAGctaagagctgagctgtgattggctgctgtgggcagtttgcgccaatctaaattttacaccctttgataaatctcccacataatGATGATCCTTTAAATATTAAAACAAGATATTCTACTATTTtgttttgaatgttttttttttttttgtctgcaaaTCATTATAAGAGATGagtaaacttacagtaagtttagttTCGCATGAACCCGAATGATCCATATTTGAATCCTTCTTGCTGGAGAATATGGATGGAGTCCAAGggccatatgctgtatccatgtttttcagggctcCCTATTGCTGTATGGCTATCGTCTCCAGCCACTGTGCGTTCAGGTTTGCCTGAACCCGAACTTCCTGTAATTTTGCTCACCTCTAATCATTACGAAGGTAGCACTACATCTTTGACTGTACCTGTAACAAGAGGACATCATCTATGtctagagagagaaaaaaaagtttctatACTATAGGAtttttttactgtaagagcaatcAGGTGGAAAAGGCTCATGTATGAAAGAACAAATTTAGCCGGACATTTTAGTGGAGCTGGTCATGGTGATGAGACCACCGATGGCTGATACTTGAGGGTATCGAAGGATAGCATGACTTTTGGATATGGGATGGACCCTCGCTTCCCCTTGAAACAACgccaacaacaataataacagaTTACGAAATGAAGGCACAAAACACACTTTTTGGTGTTAAgatggccacagctttatttaaatCACAGGACTAAAACAATCACAGGAGTGAACCAAGTGTAAAACATGAACACAAAATCCTCCTAAAAGGGGGCGCTGTACACTCCGTCTTCATTTCTACAGTATAAACCATACAGTGTGTGGGCTCTGTGTCACCTACGTGCTGCTCTCTTACTGTGACCATGATTTCCAAGAAAGTCATTCTGATCTAGACTTTCTGTTTCATTTCCTCATCATTTGCCATATCTCTGCCCACTTATATGGAAAGAAAACATTCAGGGGCTGCTGGAGATGGTGCAATGTAGAACTATTAGCCTAGTGTCCAGGACGAGTGACTTGCGCTGCTGCTACAGtttcactgatacactgtaacgagTCCATCAGCTGTGTAACTAGGGCAGGATCAATAACAAGACTCCAAATAATGGCAATGACTGTTTCCATTCACTGGCAAGAAGCAgagattttgaaaaaaaataaaataaaataaaataaaaaaaaaaaaaaaaaaaaaaaaatatatatatatatatatatatatatatatatatatatatatatatatatatataagcgaGCATGACTTCTGTTCATAACAGATCCAGACcggctccattgactttaatggtgaaaatctttttctttcaaatcaactggtttcagaaagttatatagatttgtaatttcctcccatttaaaaatctcaagtattccagtacttatcagctgctgtttgtcccacAGGAATCGGTGTATTCtttctcagtgctctctgctgccacctctgtccatgtcaggaactgtctagagcaggagaagttttccatggggaattgctactgctctggacagttcctgacatggacagaggtggcagcagagagcgccattttctgcaggacatacagcagctcataagtactagaagactttaaatagaagtaatttacaaatatgtaaaacTTTAATGTCAGAATACAATGGAGGGGGGGTAGAACTCCAGAACTGTTCCTGATCTTCTTTTCGAGAGGGCGACTTGTTCATTACCTTACTGGACACAGAAGATGCTATAGAAGTCACTGAGGAGTAGGGAGCTGCTCCCTATTATCTGATTGTCCATCACCTCTCAGTATATGAAGTCATTCTGGTCTGCAGCGCTTCACGCTATGTAGAAGATATTGGCCTTAGTTTAGGAGTCTCCTATGAATCTGCATAATACATTGAATCACACATGATAAGTTCAGATACATTGGCCAAGCACAAAATATCACAGGATATCTAAGCGGACACTATGACACATAACTGATGAAGGTTTTTATTCACTATCATTAGATATGAGGTCATACCACCCAACTAGTGAGCAGAAGGCATGTTCCGTGCGCCAGCTCTACCCACCCCCAATCCCTAGCCAAGCACACCGGCACAAAATCAATGGCACAGAGCGCCACCCTCAGCCAAAGCAGACTAAGGGGCAAGATCTGGgaagtccgatcattcggcatttgattatcggtggctgaagaagttggatacagccctagtctgacacagtgctctctgctgccacctctgtccgagacagaaactgttaagagcaggagaggttttctagggggatttgctaattcaattataaaaaaaacaaaactgcgtTCTAACCTACAAGGGGGAGCAGTGACACTGTAAGCTGCTCACCTTGCAGGTCAGAGCGCTTCCTGCTTGTTGCAGCTCTGCTGCCACCGCCCGAACACAAGAGATCCAGGAGCAGCAACAGCCGGGCACCAAGGATCATCCAGGGCAGGAGAGACCCAGAGCCAGCATGgtgccctgcccctccccc is from Dendropsophus ebraccatus isolate aDenEbr1 chromosome 14, aDenEbr1.pat, whole genome shotgun sequence and encodes:
- the SP6 gene encoding transcription factor Sp6: MLTAVCNSLGNQPSEAPGSPATSELSLKSYTLPSDSDQGLSLQQEKPQEPPYSPPERYTSLSSVRLPCQTFAGRESAENTSFAKFLHPSLEMSHPYESWMRPPASGGPGDETGVPSWWDLHAGTSWMDMQPGTGGFTTTSPHQAPLGGYGTELCIPPTHMLPPTPHLMGSLEATMEPHVAEQSSDGSPRPKGTRRAMPRSAAQTACRCPNCQEAERVGTSGDVTKRKTMHNCHIPGCGKAYAKTSHLKAHLRWHSGDRPFVCNWLFCGKRFTRSDELQRHLQTHTGAKKYPCPSCSRVFMRSDHLTKHMKTHDGETRGSTETSSKAKREPEESTSGHTN